From the Gallaecimonas kandeliae genome, one window contains:
- the acs gene encoding acetate--CoA ligase, with amino-acid sequence MLNERYPVMPHIAEKALVDKASYQAQYQASVDNPDAFWGEQGKRIDWIKPYTKIKNVSFDPHNLHIRWFEDGTLNASANCLDRHLEDKGDVTALIWESDDGNTVTHVSYRELHERVCRFANVLKAQGIQKGDVVTIYMPMVVEAVVSMLACARIGAIHSVVFAGFSPDSIAGRIVDGESKLVITSDEGLRGGRAIPLKANVDEALANPEVKTVDKVIVFKRTGGDIQWHQGRDLWWHELEAAVGNDCPAAEMNAEDPLFILYTSGSTGKPKGVLHTTGGYLVYASLTHEVVFDYKPGEVYWCTADIGWITGHSYLVYGPLANGATCLLHEGVPNWPGPSRLAEIVDRHQVAILYTAPTLIRALMAQGEEHFAKLDGKSLRILGTVGEPINPEAWRWYHEVIGKGRCPVVDTWWQTETGGIMIAPLPGAVDAKPGSATLPFFGVQPQLVDATGNTVEDEGNLVIADSWPGQMRTVYGDHERFVQTYFSTFPGNYFTGDGARRDADGYYWITGRVDDVINVSGHRMGTAEIESALVAHHDVAEAAVVGYPHDIKGQGIYAYVTLNAGVESTEELRQELRQWVRKEIGALASPDLIQWAPSLPKTRSGKIMRRFLRKIAANECEALGDTTTLADPTVIDTLIHSRLNK; translated from the coding sequence ATGCTGAACGAACGCTACCCCGTCATGCCGCACATCGCCGAGAAGGCGCTGGTGGACAAGGCCAGCTACCAGGCCCAGTACCAGGCCTCCGTCGACAACCCCGATGCCTTCTGGGGCGAACAGGGCAAGCGCATCGACTGGATAAAGCCTTACACCAAGATCAAGAACGTCTCCTTCGATCCCCACAACCTCCATATCCGCTGGTTCGAGGACGGCACCCTGAACGCCAGTGCCAACTGCCTGGACCGCCACCTCGAGGACAAGGGCGACGTCACCGCCCTCATCTGGGAATCGGACGACGGCAATACCGTCACCCACGTCAGCTACCGCGAGCTTCACGAACGGGTCTGCCGCTTTGCCAATGTGCTCAAGGCCCAGGGGATCCAGAAGGGTGACGTGGTCACCATCTACATGCCCATGGTGGTGGAGGCCGTGGTCTCCATGCTGGCATGCGCCCGCATCGGCGCCATCCATTCCGTGGTCTTCGCCGGCTTCTCTCCCGACTCCATCGCCGGCCGCATTGTCGATGGCGAGTCCAAGCTGGTGATCACCAGTGACGAAGGGCTGCGCGGCGGCCGCGCCATTCCCCTCAAGGCCAATGTCGACGAGGCCCTGGCCAACCCCGAGGTCAAGACGGTCGACAAGGTGATCGTCTTCAAGCGCACCGGCGGCGACATCCAGTGGCATCAGGGCCGGGATCTCTGGTGGCACGAACTGGAAGCGGCCGTCGGCAACGACTGCCCCGCCGCCGAGATGAACGCCGAAGATCCACTGTTCATCCTCTACACCTCCGGCTCCACCGGCAAACCCAAGGGAGTGTTGCACACCACCGGCGGTTACCTCGTCTATGCCTCCCTCACCCATGAGGTGGTGTTCGACTACAAGCCGGGCGAAGTCTACTGGTGCACGGCCGACATCGGCTGGATCACCGGCCATTCCTACCTGGTCTACGGCCCCCTGGCCAACGGCGCCACTTGCCTGCTCCACGAAGGGGTGCCCAACTGGCCTGGCCCCAGCCGTCTGGCCGAGATCGTGGACCGCCACCAGGTAGCCATCCTCTATACGGCGCCGACCCTCATCCGTGCCCTCATGGCCCAGGGCGAGGAACACTTCGCCAAGCTCGACGGCAAGAGCCTGCGCATCCTCGGCACCGTCGGCGAGCCCATCAACCCCGAGGCCTGGCGCTGGTACCATGAGGTGATCGGCAAGGGCCGCTGCCCCGTGGTGGACACCTGGTGGCAGACCGAGACCGGCGGCATCATGATAGCGCCCCTGCCTGGCGCCGTTGACGCCAAACCGGGCTCCGCCACCCTGCCCTTCTTCGGTGTCCAGCCGCAGCTGGTGGACGCCACCGGCAATACTGTGGAAGACGAAGGCAACCTGGTGATAGCGGACTCCTGGCCTGGCCAGATGCGTACCGTCTATGGCGACCACGAGCGCTTCGTACAGACCTACTTCTCCACCTTCCCCGGCAACTACTTCACCGGTGACGGCGCCCGCCGCGACGCCGACGGTTACTACTGGATCACAGGCCGAGTGGACGACGTCATCAACGTCTCAGGCCACCGCATGGGCACCGCCGAAATCGAGTCTGCCCTGGTGGCCCACCACGACGTGGCCGAAGCGGCTGTGGTGGGTTATCCCCACGACATCAAGGGCCAGGGGATCTACGCCTATGTGACCTTGAACGCAGGCGTCGAGAGCACCGAAGAGCTGCGCCAGGAGCTGCGCCAATGGGTGCGCAAGGAAATAGGCGCCCTGGCCAGCCCCGACCTTATCCAGTGGGCGCCCAGCCTGCCCAAGACCCGCTCCGGCAAGATCATGCGCCGCTTCCTGCGCAAAATCGCGGCCAACGAGTGCGAGGCCCTGGGCGATACCACCACCCTGGCCGATCCGACCGTCATCGACACCCTGATCCACAGCCGCCTCAACAAGTAG
- a CDS encoding DUF485 domain-containing protein produces the protein MDHPLYEKIHNSPRFQEMVAKRERFAWQLSAVMLVIYFTFILIIAFSPGVFGTPISKGSVITWGIPVGLGVIISAFVLTGIYVRKSNREFDAENQSIIEEAKK, from the coding sequence ATGGACCACCCGCTCTACGAGAAGATCCACAACAGCCCGCGATTCCAGGAGATGGTGGCAAAGCGCGAACGTTTCGCCTGGCAGCTGTCGGCCGTGATGCTGGTGATCTACTTCACCTTCATCCTCATCATCGCCTTCAGCCCCGGCGTCTTCGGCACCCCCATCAGCAAGGGATCCGTGATCACCTGGGGGATCCCGGTCGGCCTTGGGGTCATCATCAGCGCCTTCGTGCTGACCGGCATCTATGTGCGCAAATCCAACCGCGAGTTCGACGCCGAGAACCAGTCCATCATCGAGGAGGCCAAGAAATGA
- a CDS encoding DcaP family trimeric outer membrane transporter — MNKSLIAGAIGAVLSMPSHAAFELLKTDNTTVTFGGYAKASVMYSKFSDGTPASNSVGRNYYVPSTVTVCTASCGDNNPVLDFTAKETRFNFGTKTELEGHTLTTYLEMDFLSSYTGDERVSNSNAPRVRHAYFTYDNWLFGQTYTTFQNTGALAETVDFLGPADGTVFNRQVQIRYTSGNWQFAAENPETTYSAYGSTGKVDEDTSVMPDLVARYNMKGDWGHLVVAGLVRQLRADTVDMNGNKQNNQTATGYGISVSGLFKVGSMDDFRFMVSGGDGMGRYVALNAINGANADADGGLNTISTVGGFAAYRHMWNDKLRSTVMYSGTFANNNDSGATGLTKSVQSWHANIMYSPVKPITFGVEYIFGERKLENGAKGSLDRLQFAAKYVF, encoded by the coding sequence ATGAACAAGAGCCTTATCGCAGGTGCCATAGGCGCCGTCCTGTCCATGCCCAGCCACGCGGCCTTCGAGCTGCTCAAGACCGACAACACCACTGTGACCTTCGGCGGCTACGCCAAGGCCAGCGTCATGTACAGCAAGTTCAGCGACGGTACCCCGGCCAGCAACAGCGTAGGCCGCAACTACTATGTCCCCAGCACAGTCACCGTTTGTACTGCCTCTTGCGGTGACAACAACCCGGTGCTGGATTTCACGGCCAAGGAAACCCGCTTCAACTTCGGTACCAAGACCGAGCTGGAAGGCCATACCCTGACCACCTATCTGGAGATGGACTTCCTGTCCAGCTACACGGGTGACGAGCGGGTCTCCAACTCCAACGCCCCCCGCGTCCGCCACGCTTACTTCACCTACGACAACTGGCTCTTCGGCCAGACCTACACCACTTTCCAGAACACCGGCGCCCTGGCCGAGACCGTGGACTTCCTTGGCCCGGCCGACGGCACAGTGTTCAACCGCCAGGTGCAGATCCGCTACACCAGCGGCAACTGGCAGTTCGCCGCCGAGAACCCGGAAACCACCTACAGCGCCTACGGCTCTACCGGCAAGGTGGACGAGGACACCAGCGTCATGCCTGATCTGGTCGCCCGCTACAACATGAAAGGTGACTGGGGTCACCTGGTGGTGGCCGGCCTGGTACGCCAGCTGCGCGCCGACACCGTCGACATGAACGGCAACAAGCAGAACAACCAGACAGCTACCGGCTACGGCATCAGCGTCTCTGGCCTGTTCAAGGTCGGCTCCATGGACGACTTCCGTTTCATGGTCTCAGGTGGTGACGGCATGGGCCGTTACGTGGCCCTGAACGCCATCAACGGCGCCAACGCCGATGCTGACGGCGGCCTCAACACCATCAGCACAGTCGGTGGCTTTGCCGCTTACCGTCACATGTGGAACGACAAGCTGCGCTCCACCGTGATGTATTCCGGCACCTTCGCCAACAACAACGACAGCGGCGCTACCGGCCTCACCAAGAGCGTCCAGTCCTGGCATGCCAACATCATGTATTCCCCGGTCAAACCCATCACCTTCGGTGTGGAATACATCTTCGGCGAGCGTAAGCTGGAAAACGGTGCCAAGGGTAGCCTGGACCGGCTGCAGTTCGCCGCCAAGTACGTCTTCTAA
- the thrA gene encoding bifunctional aspartate kinase/homoserine dehydrogenase I — translation MQVMKFGGSSLADPKRFDAVAAQVTQALAQGPVAVVLSAPAGVTNALVALCDSRDSTEIQAITATWTQNYPDLAEPLAQWAKQLDAWCQGIRLLDACPDSTRVAIASAGEQLSVLVLSHLLASHQPQVLDPAGLFLGFGPRLDALVDLDASRNKCRSLRDRPPQLAIMAGFYAGHRDGGQCLLGRNGSDYSAAVLAACLDAQELIIWTDVDGVYQCDPRLVPEAKKLRQLSFAEALELSHFGAKVLHPKTLGPVGRFQIPTWIRSSLAPELPGTRIDSNAEPSDKPVKALSSLSDVVMVSVSGPGLKGMVGMASRIFAAVSQAGVSVLLITQSSSEYSISFCLNACDERQAVTHIEDDFSLELATGQLEPVSVQRDLAILTLIGDNMCQAKGVAGRCFTQLGRANINVVAIAQGSSERAISAVIPGNCASRGLKMVHQAFFDSSMPLELVLLGCGNVGAELVRQLADQQQWLARQGISAKVVALANSQRMLMAPQGLTLAHWQNQLAEAGQPLDLDALKAMSPDLLNPVLVDCSASDELPLDYQAFLEAGFHVVTPNKKGNSGPLAQYQALKATAKRHRRRYLYDTTVGAGLPVIETLQNLLHAGDELQSFSGILSGSLSFLMGRLEDGLPFSAAVREAMDKGFTEPDPRDDFSGLDVARKVLILAREAGYALELADISLDGLLPPAFVEMDKMEFLARLEELDAAFAAQVAEARAGGKVLRFVGEIAKGRGRVGLKAVEDSHPLRAVRDGENALAFLTRYYSPVPLLLRGYGAGANVTAAGIFADILRTLNWMREV, via the coding sequence ATGCAGGTCATGAAATTCGGTGGTAGCTCCCTGGCGGATCCCAAGCGTTTCGACGCCGTCGCCGCCCAGGTCACCCAAGCCCTGGCCCAGGGGCCTGTGGCAGTGGTGCTCTCGGCCCCTGCGGGTGTCACCAACGCCCTAGTGGCCCTCTGTGACAGCCGGGACAGCACCGAAATTCAGGCCATCACCGCCACCTGGACACAAAACTACCCTGACCTTGCCGAACCCCTGGCCCAATGGGCCAAGCAGCTCGACGCCTGGTGCCAGGGGATCCGCCTTCTGGATGCCTGCCCGGACAGCACCAGGGTAGCCATCGCCAGCGCCGGCGAGCAGCTGTCGGTACTGGTGCTGAGCCACCTGCTGGCCAGCCATCAGCCCCAGGTGCTGGACCCCGCCGGCCTCTTCCTCGGCTTCGGGCCCCGCCTCGACGCCCTGGTGGATCTCGACGCCTCCCGCAACAAGTGCCGCAGCCTTAGAGACAGGCCGCCGCAGCTTGCCATCATGGCCGGCTTCTACGCCGGGCACCGCGACGGCGGCCAGTGCCTGCTGGGCCGCAACGGCTCGGACTATTCGGCGGCGGTGCTGGCCGCCTGCCTCGACGCCCAGGAACTCATCATCTGGACCGATGTGGACGGTGTCTACCAGTGCGACCCCCGGCTGGTGCCTGAGGCCAAGAAGCTTCGCCAACTCTCCTTCGCAGAGGCCCTGGAGCTGTCCCACTTTGGCGCCAAGGTGCTGCATCCCAAGACCCTGGGCCCCGTCGGCCGTTTCCAGATCCCGACCTGGATCCGCTCCAGCCTCGCCCCCGAACTGCCCGGCACCCGCATCGACAGCAATGCCGAGCCGTCCGACAAGCCGGTCAAGGCCCTGTCCAGCCTGTCCGACGTGGTGATGGTGTCGGTATCCGGCCCCGGCCTCAAAGGCATGGTGGGTATGGCCAGCCGCATCTTCGCCGCCGTCAGCCAGGCCGGGGTCTCGGTGCTGCTGATCACCCAGTCGTCCAGTGAATACAGCATCAGCTTCTGCCTCAACGCCTGTGACGAGCGCCAGGCGGTGACCCATATCGAGGATGATTTTTCCCTGGAGCTGGCGACTGGCCAACTGGAGCCGGTCTCGGTGCAGCGCGATCTGGCGATCCTCACCCTGATCGGCGACAACATGTGCCAGGCCAAGGGGGTGGCGGGCCGCTGCTTCACCCAGCTCGGCCGTGCCAACATCAACGTCGTGGCCATAGCCCAGGGTTCCAGCGAGCGGGCCATCTCCGCCGTCATCCCTGGCAACTGCGCCAGCCGCGGCCTCAAGATGGTGCACCAGGCCTTCTTCGACAGCTCCATGCCCCTGGAGCTGGTGCTGCTGGGTTGTGGCAATGTCGGCGCCGAGCTGGTGCGCCAGCTGGCGGATCAGCAGCAATGGCTGGCCCGCCAGGGGATCAGCGCCAAGGTGGTGGCCCTGGCCAACAGCCAGCGGATGTTGATGGCGCCCCAAGGCCTGACCCTGGCCCACTGGCAGAACCAGTTGGCCGAAGCCGGCCAGCCGCTGGACCTGGATGCCCTCAAGGCCATGAGCCCGGATCTGCTCAACCCCGTATTGGTGGACTGCTCGGCGAGCGACGAGCTGCCCCTTGACTACCAGGCCTTCCTGGAAGCGGGCTTCCACGTGGTCACCCCCAACAAGAAGGGCAACAGCGGCCCCCTGGCCCAGTACCAGGCCCTCAAGGCCACCGCCAAACGCCACCGCCGCCGCTACCTCTACGACACTACTGTCGGCGCCGGCCTGCCGGTCATAGAGACATTGCAGAACCTGCTTCACGCCGGCGACGAGCTGCAGAGCTTCAGCGGCATCCTATCCGGCTCCCTGTCCTTCCTGATGGGGCGCCTGGAAGACGGCCTGCCTTTTTCTGCCGCGGTACGGGAGGCCATGGACAAGGGCTTTACCGAGCCTGATCCCAGGGATGACTTCAGCGGCCTGGACGTGGCCCGCAAGGTGCTGATCCTGGCCCGCGAGGCAGGCTATGCCTTGGAGCTGGCCGACATCAGCCTCGATGGCCTGTTGCCCCCCGCCTTTGTGGAGATGGACAAGATGGAGTTCCTGGCCCGGCTGGAAGAGCTGGACGCCGCCTTCGCCGCCCAGGTTGCCGAGGCCCGTGCAGGCGGCAAGGTGCTGCGCTTCGTGGGGGAGATCGC
- a CDS encoding cation acetate symporter, producing the protein MKLRTLLLAAPLLLPGLASAAGAIEGEVHKQPLNISAIVMFLVFVALTLGITWWAAKHTKSTSDYYAAGGGITGFQNGLAIAGDYMSAASFLGISGLVYLSGFDGLIYSIGFLVGWPLILFLIAERLRNLGRYTFADVASYRLKQQPIRTLAASGSLAVVALYLIAQMVGAGKLIQLLFGLPYHYAVVLVGILMVLYVTFGGMLATTWVQIIKAGLLLFGATFIAVMVLYHVGFSPEHLFEESVKVHPKGNAIMAPGGLVSDPVSAISLGIALMFGTAGLPHILMRFFTVADAKEARKSVFYATGFIGYFYILTFIIGFGAILLVSTNAEFKDAAGALLGGNNMAAVHLSKAVGGDLFYGFISAVAFATILAVVSGLTLAGASAVSHDLYASVFRHGKASEREELKVSKMATVALGIVAILLGIAFEKQNIAFMVGLAFAIAASTNFPVLFLSMYWSRLTTRGAKIGGWMGLITAVSLVILGPTVWVAVLGFEHAIFPYKYPALFSVVVAFAGTWFFSVTDKSESAAEERERFIPQFVRCHTGVGAAGAAEH; encoded by the coding sequence ATGAAACTCCGAACGCTCCTGCTGGCAGCCCCCCTGCTGCTGCCCGGCCTGGCCTCTGCGGCCGGCGCCATCGAAGGGGAGGTACACAAACAGCCCCTCAACATCTCTGCCATTGTCATGTTCCTGGTGTTCGTGGCCTTGACCTTAGGGATCACCTGGTGGGCGGCCAAGCACACCAAGAGCACCTCCGACTATTACGCCGCCGGCGGCGGCATCACCGGCTTCCAGAACGGCCTGGCCATCGCCGGCGACTACATGTCGGCCGCCTCCTTCCTGGGGATCTCTGGCCTGGTCTACCTGTCCGGTTTCGACGGCCTCATCTATTCCATCGGCTTCCTGGTGGGTTGGCCGCTGATCCTCTTCTTGATCGCCGAACGCCTGCGTAACCTCGGCCGCTACACCTTCGCCGACGTCGCCAGCTACCGCCTTAAGCAGCAGCCCATCCGCACCTTGGCGGCCAGCGGCTCCCTGGCGGTGGTGGCCCTCTACCTCATCGCCCAGATGGTGGGCGCCGGCAAGCTGATCCAGCTGCTGTTCGGCCTGCCCTACCACTACGCCGTGGTGCTGGTGGGCATACTGATGGTGCTCTACGTCACCTTCGGCGGCATGCTGGCCACTACCTGGGTGCAGATCATCAAGGCAGGGCTCTTGCTGTTCGGGGCCACCTTCATCGCCGTCATGGTGCTCTACCACGTGGGCTTCAGCCCCGAGCATCTCTTCGAGGAATCGGTCAAGGTGCATCCCAAGGGCAATGCCATCATGGCTCCAGGCGGCCTGGTGTCGGACCCCGTCTCCGCCATCTCCCTCGGTATCGCCCTGATGTTCGGTACCGCCGGCCTGCCCCATATCCTGATGCGCTTCTTCACCGTGGCCGACGCCAAGGAAGCCCGTAAGTCGGTGTTCTACGCCACAGGCTTCATCGGCTACTTCTACATCCTCACCTTCATCATCGGCTTCGGCGCCATATTGCTGGTGTCCACCAATGCCGAGTTCAAGGACGCCGCCGGCGCCCTCTTGGGCGGCAACAACATGGCGGCGGTGCATCTGTCCAAGGCCGTGGGCGGCGACCTCTTCTACGGCTTCATCTCCGCCGTGGCCTTCGCCACCATCCTGGCGGTGGTCTCGGGCCTGACCCTGGCCGGCGCCTCGGCGGTCTCCCACGACCTTTACGCCAGCGTCTTCCGCCACGGCAAGGCTTCCGAGCGTGAGGAGCTGAAGGTGTCCAAGATGGCGACAGTGGCCCTCGGCATCGTCGCCATACTGCTGGGTATCGCCTTCGAGAAGCAGAACATCGCCTTCATGGTGGGCCTGGCCTTCGCCATCGCCGCCTCCACCAACTTTCCGGTGCTGTTCCTGTCCATGTACTGGTCCCGCCTCACCACCCGCGGCGCCAAGATCGGCGGCTGGATGGGCCTTATCACCGCCGTCAGCCTGGTGATCCTGGGCCCGACCGTCTGGGTGGCGGTGCTGGGCTTCGAACATGCCATCTTCCCCTACAAGTACCCTGCCCTGTTCTCAGTGGTGGTGGCCTTCGCGGGGACCTGGTTCTTCAGCGTCACCGACAAGTCAGAGTCGGCCGCCGAGGAGCGGGAGCGCTTCATTCCCCAGTTCGTGCGTTGCCACACTGGGGTGGGGGCGGCGGGCGCCGCCGAACACTGA
- a CDS encoding MarR family winged helix-turn-helix transcriptional regulator gives MEPVDEVLTALRRIIRAIDLHSRQLTKETSLTGPQLMLMRAVADNPGDTTRSIARLVNLSQATVTSIIDRLEARGLVCRERSMQDKRKVELTLTEEGQAALAAAPALLQNAFIKQFGELAQWEQHLILSSLQRVASMMDAEDIDASPVLTLEQHLASTKGE, from the coding sequence ATGGAACCGGTAGACGAGGTTTTGACAGCCCTGAGGCGCATCATCCGCGCCATCGATCTGCATTCGCGCCAGCTCACCAAGGAGACCTCCCTGACCGGCCCCCAGCTGATGCTGATGCGGGCCGTCGCCGACAATCCGGGCGACACCACCCGCAGCATTGCCCGGCTGGTCAACTTGTCCCAGGCGACGGTCACCAGCATCATCGACCGATTGGAGGCCAGGGGCCTGGTATGCCGTGAGCGCTCCATGCAGGACAAGCGCAAGGTGGAGTTGACCCTGACCGAAGAAGGTCAGGCGGCCCTGGCGGCGGCGCCGGCATTGCTGCAGAACGCCTTCATCAAACAGTTCGGCGAGCTGGCCCAGTGGGAGCAGCACTTGATCCTGAGCTCATTGCAGCGGGTGGCCAGCATGATGGACGCCGAAGACATCGACGCTTCCCCCGTCCTCACCCTGGAGCAGCACCTGGCTTCGACCAAAGGCGAATAG